A single region of the Silene latifolia isolate original U9 population chromosome 8, ASM4854445v1, whole genome shotgun sequence genome encodes:
- the LOC141595097 gene encoding uncharacterized protein LOC141595097 — MKGVPKNIYTPKADTSWIWKRICRVQDKFAGGFSGTGQWLAAPAGYSVTSGYEWIKKTQPVVTWDKVIWNSWCLPKHNFINWLIAREALLLKDRLLQIGIAPDSDCCICGACAGTHNHLFFHCPYTRKLIWLLSCKLNVRMPAENLLIWIQSKPWAQVKKRVLIAWFQALYYAIWHQRNKARLEGMIDHPASVIKQISSIMHTRSIFLA; from the coding sequence ATGAAAGGGGTGCCCAAGAACATTTACACTCCAAAAGCAGATACTTCATGGATTTGGAAGAGAATCTGTAGGGTTCAAGATAAGTTTGCAGGAGGGTTTTCTGGTACTGGTCAATGGCTGGCTGCACCTGCAGGGTACTCAGTTACCAGTGGCTATGAGTGGATCAAGAAAACTCAGCCTGTTGTTACATGGGACAAGGTCATTTGGAATTCGTGGTGTTTACCTAAGCACAACTTTATTAACTGGTTAATTGCTAGGGAGGCACTGCTGTTAAAGGATAGGTTGCTGCAGATAGGGATTGCTCCTGATTCTGATTGTTGTATCTGTGGTGCCTGTGCTGGGACTCACAATCATCTGTTTTTTCACTGCCCTTAcacaaggaagctgatttggttaTTAAGCTGTAAGTTGAATGTTAGAATGCCCGCTGAGAACCTGCTTATTTGGATTCAGTCCAAACCATGGGCACAAGTGAAGAAAAGGGTACTTATTGCGTGGTTTCAAGCCCTATATTATGCTATCTGGCATCAAAGGAACAAGGCAAGGCTTGAAGGAATGATTGATCATCCAGCTAGTGTAATTAAACAGATTAGTAGCATTATGCATACTCGTTCTATTTTTTTGGCTTAA